A window of Equus quagga isolate Etosha38 unplaced genomic scaffold, UCLA_HA_Equagga_1.0 146_RagTag, whole genome shotgun sequence contains these coding sequences:
- the LOC124232979 gene encoding beta-sarcoglycan isoform X1 — MAAAAAAAAAEQPSSNGPVKKSMREKAVERRNVNKEHNSNFKAGYIPIDEERLHKTGLRGRKGNLAICVIILLFILAVINLIITLVIWAVIRIGPNGCDSMEFHETGLLRFKQVSDMGVIRPLYKSTVGGRRNENLVITGNNQPIVFQQGTTKLSVEKNKTSITSDIGMQFFDPRTQNILFSTDYETHEFHLPSGVKSLNVQKASTERITSNATSDLNIKVDGRAIVRGNEGVFIMGKTIEFHMGGNMELKAENSIILNGTVMVNTTRLPSSSSGDQFGSGDWVRYKLCVCADGTLFKVPVTGQNMGCQISDNPCGNTH; from the exons ccAAGTTCCAATGGACCTGTAAAGAAGTCCATGCGTGAGAAGGCTGTTGAGAGAAGGAATGTCAATAAAGAGCACAATAGTAACTTCAAAGCCGGATATATTCCGATTGATGAAGAGCGCCTCCATAAAACGGGGCTGAGGGGGAGAAAAGGCAACTTAGCCATCTGTGTGATTATCCTCTTGTTCATCCTGGCGGTTATCAATTTAATT ataacGCTTGTTATCTGGGCTGTGATTCGCATTGGACCAAATGGCTGTGACAGCATGGAGTTTCATGAAACTGGTCTACTTCGCTTTAAACAAGTATCTGACATGGGAGTTATACGTCCTCTTTATAAGAGCACAGTAGGAGGAAGGCGAAATGAGAATTTGGTCATCACTGGCAATAACCAGCCT aTTGTTTTTCAGCAAGGGACAACAAAGCTCAGtgtagaaaagaacaaaacttctATTACAAGTGACATTGGTATGCAGTTTTTCGACCCAAGGactcaaaatatcttattcagCACAGACTATGAAACTCATGAGTTTCATTTGCCGAGTGGAGTGAAGAGTTTGAATGTTCAAAAAGCATCTACTGAAAGg attaccAGCAATGCTACTagtgatttaaatataaaagttgaTGGACGTGCTATTGTGCGTGGAAACGAAGGAGTATTCATTATGGGAAAAACCATTGAATTTCACATGGGTGGTAACATGGAATTAAAGGCA GAAAACAGCATCATCCTAAATGGAACTGTGATGGTTAACACAACTCGCCTCCCCAGTTCCTCCAGTGGAGACCAGTTTGGTTCTGGCGACTGGGTGCGCTacaagctctgtgtgtgtgctgaTGGAACTCTCTTCAAAGTACCAGTAACAGGCCAGAACATGGGCTGCCAGATCTCAGACAACCCCTGTGGAAACACTCATTAG
- the LOC124232979 gene encoding beta-sarcoglycan isoform X2: MREKAVERRNVNKEHNSNFKAGYIPIDEERLHKTGLRGRKGNLAICVIILLFILAVINLIITLVIWAVIRIGPNGCDSMEFHETGLLRFKQVSDMGVIRPLYKSTVGGRRNENLVITGNNQPIVFQQGTTKLSVEKNKTSITSDIGMQFFDPRTQNILFSTDYETHEFHLPSGVKSLNVQKASTERITSNATSDLNIKVDGRAIVRGNEGVFIMGKTIEFHMGGNMELKAENSIILNGTVMVNTTRLPSSSSGDQFGSGDWVRYKLCVCADGTLFKVPVTGQNMGCQISDNPCGNTH, encoded by the exons ATGCGTGAGAAGGCTGTTGAGAGAAGGAATGTCAATAAAGAGCACAATAGTAACTTCAAAGCCGGATATATTCCGATTGATGAAGAGCGCCTCCATAAAACGGGGCTGAGGGGGAGAAAAGGCAACTTAGCCATCTGTGTGATTATCCTCTTGTTCATCCTGGCGGTTATCAATTTAATT ataacGCTTGTTATCTGGGCTGTGATTCGCATTGGACCAAATGGCTGTGACAGCATGGAGTTTCATGAAACTGGTCTACTTCGCTTTAAACAAGTATCTGACATGGGAGTTATACGTCCTCTTTATAAGAGCACAGTAGGAGGAAGGCGAAATGAGAATTTGGTCATCACTGGCAATAACCAGCCT aTTGTTTTTCAGCAAGGGACAACAAAGCTCAGtgtagaaaagaacaaaacttctATTACAAGTGACATTGGTATGCAGTTTTTCGACCCAAGGactcaaaatatcttattcagCACAGACTATGAAACTCATGAGTTTCATTTGCCGAGTGGAGTGAAGAGTTTGAATGTTCAAAAAGCATCTACTGAAAGg attaccAGCAATGCTACTagtgatttaaatataaaagttgaTGGACGTGCTATTGTGCGTGGAAACGAAGGAGTATTCATTATGGGAAAAACCATTGAATTTCACATGGGTGGTAACATGGAATTAAAGGCA GAAAACAGCATCATCCTAAATGGAACTGTGATGGTTAACACAACTCGCCTCCCCAGTTCCTCCAGTGGAGACCAGTTTGGTTCTGGCGACTGGGTGCGCTacaagctctgtgtgtgtgctgaTGGAACTCTCTTCAAAGTACCAGTAACAGGCCAGAACATGGGCTGCCAGATCTCAGACAACCCCTGTGGAAACACTCATTAG